A genomic stretch from Desulfonispora thiosulfatigenes DSM 11270 includes:
- the truB gene encoding tRNA pseudouridine(55) synthase TruB, with amino-acid sequence MLKPPGLSSHSVVNRIRKILNIKKVGHTGTLDPDAVGVLPICVGKATRLAEYLTADNKTYRAVIGFGSETDTQDATGNVTYEANLPNLSYGEFNEILQKFKGNIEQLPPMYSAIKKDGQPLYKLAREGIVVEREIRKVEIYNIDLFSYNNKQALINVSCSKGTYIRTLCQDIGRAAQSAAHMVFLLRTKSGIFNIEKSFTLDEISLLDPNEFLINPINCLDDFQEIVVEGKTRIDVLHGNKISIDNLDIPSISNNKYKIIDKENNLLAIANKKNNFIQPEKVFGDV; translated from the coding sequence GTGTTGAAACCCCCGGGTCTTTCATCTCATAGTGTGGTAAACAGAATTAGAAAAATCTTAAATATAAAAAAGGTGGGCCATACGGGAACGCTTGATCCAGATGCAGTGGGTGTGTTACCTATTTGCGTAGGAAAAGCTACAAGGCTTGCAGAATATTTGACAGCAGATAATAAAACTTATAGAGCTGTGATAGGTTTTGGGAGCGAAACTGATACTCAAGATGCTACTGGTAATGTTACCTATGAGGCAAATCTTCCTAATTTAAGTTATGGAGAATTTAATGAAATATTACAAAAGTTTAAAGGAAATATTGAACAATTGCCTCCAATGTATTCGGCAATAAAAAAAGACGGTCAACCACTATATAAACTTGCACGCGAAGGAATAGTTGTTGAAAGAGAAATAAGAAAAGTAGAAATATATAATATAGATTTATTTAGTTACAATAATAAACAAGCCTTGATAAATGTTAGCTGTAGTAAAGGAACATATATTAGAACCCTATGCCAAGATATTGGAAGAGCAGCTCAATCTGCTGCTCATATGGTTTTTTTACTTAGAACAAAATCAGGAATTTTCAACATAGAAAAATCTTTTACTTTAGATGAAATTTCTTTGCTAGATCCAAATGAATTTTTAATTAATCCCATTAATTGTTTAGATGATTTTCAAGAAATTGTTGTAGAGGGAAAAACTCGAATTGATGTACTGCATGGTAACAAAATTTCTATTGATAATTTAGATATTCCTAGTATAAGTAATAATAAATATAAAATTATTGATAAAGAAAATAATTTATTAGCAATAGCTAATAAAAAGAATAATTTTATTCAACCAGAAAAGGTTTTTGGTGATGTGTAA
- a CDS encoding polyribonucleotide nucleotidyltransferase, whose protein sequence is MEVLEPIRKSINIGGRELTMETGRFAKQAGGSVYITYGDTAVMATATASKEPRDGIDFFPLTVDYEERFYAVGKIPGGFIKREGRPSEKAILSSRLIDRPIRPLFPKGYRNDVHLVPTVMSVDQDNPPDILSMVGVSAALHISSIPFLGPIAAVSVGLINNEIIINPSVEQTNESKLHLVVAGTKDAVMMVEAGANEISEETILEAIMTGHEEIKKLVQFIEEFREEALSKGLAKEKEEPVLSGFPQEIDEQIREYAQEKLTEAIKTLEKQEREKNIKAVKEETVAHFEEIFPEDIKVIKGVLDVMTKEIVRKLITVDKLRPDGRALDEIRPITCEIGVLPRAHGSGLFTRGQTQILSVVTLGAIGEEQIIDGLGTEESKRYIHHYNFPPYSVGEARPMRGPGRREIGHGVLAERALVPMIPTEEDFPYTIRVVSEALESNGSTSQASICGSTLSLLDAGVPLIKPVAGIAMGLVKHEDYFSILTDIQGMEDALGDMDFKVAGTREGVTAIQMDIKISGISKEILKDALEQARKGRLFILDKMEKLINKPREELSPYAPRIITMNVHPDKIRTVIGPGGKTIKKIIDETGVKIDIEDDGKIFISSTDLKAAENAIKVIENLTKDLEVEQIYLGKVTRITKFGAFVEVLPGKEGLVHISQLSAERVEKVEDVVAVGDEILVKVVEIDRQGRVNLSRKVLLAEQNKEDQK, encoded by the coding sequence ATGGAAGTACTTGAGCCTATACGTAAAAGTATAAATATTGGTGGTAGAGAGCTCACTATGGAAACCGGAAGGTTTGCAAAGCAAGCAGGTGGATCAGTTTATATAACTTATGGAGACACTGCAGTAATGGCTACTGCAACAGCTTCTAAAGAACCTAGGGACGGAATTGACTTTTTCCCTTTAACTGTGGATTATGAAGAAAGATTCTATGCAGTAGGTAAGATTCCTGGAGGTTTTATAAAAAGAGAAGGTAGACCAAGTGAGAAGGCCATTTTATCCAGTCGATTAATTGATAGACCTATACGTCCTCTATTTCCTAAAGGATATAGAAATGATGTACATCTTGTTCCTACTGTAATGTCTGTCGATCAAGATAATCCCCCAGATATTTTAAGTATGGTTGGTGTATCTGCAGCATTACATATTTCTAGCATTCCATTTTTAGGACCTATTGCTGCTGTAAGTGTTGGTTTGATTAATAATGAAATAATTATTAATCCTTCTGTAGAACAAACTAATGAAAGTAAATTACACCTGGTAGTAGCAGGTACAAAAGATGCTGTTATGATGGTTGAAGCAGGAGCTAATGAAATTTCTGAAGAAACAATATTAGAAGCTATTATGACAGGTCATGAAGAAATTAAAAAGCTTGTTCAGTTTATTGAAGAATTTAGGGAAGAAGCATTAAGTAAAGGTCTTGCTAAAGAAAAAGAAGAACCTGTACTTTCAGGATTTCCTCAAGAAATAGATGAACAAATACGAGAATATGCCCAAGAAAAATTAACAGAAGCTATTAAGACTTTAGAAAAACAAGAAAGAGAAAAAAATATTAAAGCGGTAAAAGAAGAAACAGTTGCACATTTTGAAGAAATCTTCCCTGAAGATATTAAAGTTATAAAAGGTGTTCTAGATGTAATGACTAAAGAAATTGTGCGTAAGTTAATTACCGTTGATAAATTACGTCCAGATGGAAGAGCCTTAGATGAAATTAGACCGATAACATGTGAAATTGGAGTTCTCCCTAGAGCACATGGAAGTGGATTATTTACAAGAGGTCAAACTCAAATTTTATCAGTAGTTACCCTGGGTGCTATTGGTGAAGAACAAATAATAGATGGTTTAGGAACTGAAGAATCAAAAAGATATATTCACCATTATAACTTTCCACCTTATAGTGTAGGCGAAGCAAGACCTATGCGTGGACCAGGTCGTAGGGAAATAGGTCATGGTGTATTAGCTGAAAGAGCATTAGTTCCGATGATTCCAACTGAAGAAGATTTTCCATATACAATTAGAGTAGTATCAGAAGCATTAGAATCTAATGGTTCTACATCTCAAGCAAGTATTTGTGGTAGTACTCTTTCTCTTTTAGATGCCGGTGTACCTTTAATAAAACCAGTAGCAGGAATTGCCATGGGATTAGTTAAACACGAAGATTACTTTTCAATTTTAACTGATATTCAAGGTATGGAAGATGCTTTAGGTGATATGGACTTTAAAGTAGCAGGTACAAGAGAAGGCGTAACAGCTATTCAAATGGATATTAAGATTAGTGGTATATCAAAAGAAATATTAAAAGATGCATTAGAACAAGCTAGAAAAGGACGCTTATTTATTTTAGATAAAATGGAGAAACTAATTAATAAACCACGCGAAGAATTATCTCCTTATGCTCCTAGAATCATAACAATGAATGTGCATCCTGATAAAATTAGAACAGTTATTGGTCCTGGTGGCAAAACTATTAAAAAGATTATTGATGAAACAGGAGTAAAAATTGATATAGAAGATGATGGAAAAATATTTATTTCTTCAACTGATCTAAAGGCTGCTGAAAATGCTATAAAAGTAATAGAAAACTTAACAAAGGATTTAGAAGTAGAACAAATTTATTTAGGTAAAGTAACACGTATTACTAAATTTGGTGCTTTTGTAGAAGTGTTACCAGGTAAAGAAGGATTAGTTCATATTTCTCAATTATCCGCTGAAAGAGTTGAAAAGGTAGAAGATGTTGTAGCAGTAGGAGACGAGATCTTAGTAAAAGTAGTTGAAATTGATAGACAAGGAAGAGTAAATTTATCTAGAAAAGTGCTATTAGCAGAACAGAATAAAGAAGACCAAAAATAA
- a CDS encoding polyprenyl synthetase family protein, with the protein MNKFFLTSKIKNDIEEVEAFLINYLDFPHQNLKESSLHTLKAGGKRIRPAFVLLAGSLFKYEDKEKLISLAAAVELIHMASLIHDDIIDNSVTRRGRPTVRALWGNDFSLYAGGYLFAKAIQLINPKENPRIAEILANTSVEMAKGELAQIQSFFDIDQTVRDYFYRIKRKTALLIAASCEIGALACNASKNEIKAIKKYGYNLGMAFQIQDDILDIESTSMELGKPAGNDLAQGIITLPTIYALQKKNTDSLELKKSIVNRFTSGSYDINKALEIISNSTAMDDARRISFKYMQKAKDQLEYLPKGMIRKNMDQLANYIVERNY; encoded by the coding sequence GTGAATAAATTTTTCTTAACAAGTAAGATAAAAAATGACATAGAAGAGGTTGAAGCATTTCTTATAAATTATCTAGACTTTCCACATCAAAATTTAAAGGAAAGTTCTTTACACACACTTAAAGCTGGTGGCAAAAGAATACGACCAGCTTTTGTTTTGCTAGCTGGTAGTTTATTTAAGTATGAAGATAAAGAAAAATTAATATCTCTTGCTGCAGCTGTGGAATTAATTCATATGGCTTCTTTAATACATGATGATATTATTGATAATTCAGTAACTAGAAGAGGTAGACCCACGGTAAGGGCTTTATGGGGAAATGATTTTTCCTTGTATGCGGGTGGATATCTATTTGCAAAAGCGATACAATTAATTAATCCTAAAGAAAATCCACGAATAGCTGAAATACTTGCAAATACTAGTGTGGAAATGGCTAAAGGCGAATTAGCACAAATCCAGTCGTTTTTTGATATTGATCAAACAGTTAGAGATTATTTTTATCGGATAAAAAGAAAAACTGCTTTGTTAATAGCTGCAAGTTGTGAAATTGGCGCCCTTGCCTGTAACGCATCTAAAAATGAAATAAAAGCAATAAAAAAATACGGATATAATTTGGGCATGGCTTTTCAAATTCAAGATGATATATTAGATATAGAATCAACAAGTATGGAATTAGGTAAGCCAGCAGGAAATGATTTAGCACAAGGTATAATTACCTTACCTACAATTTATGCATTGCAGAAAAAAAACACCGATTCTTTAGAACTAAAAAAATCAATAGTTAATAGATTTACAAGTGGAAGTTATGACATAAATAAGGCACTTGAAATTATCAGTAATAGTACGGCTATGGATGATGCAAGAAGAATTTCTTTCAAATATATGCAAAAAGCTAAGGATCAATTAGAGTATTTACCAAAAGGCATGATAAGAAAAAATATGGATCAGTTAGCAAATTATATTGTTGAAAGGAATTATTGA
- a CDS encoding polysaccharide deacetylase family protein: MKFILLSKKRLVYGAVVVLISIIALAGMFIMLSKDAVPTLQMDPYYQGNINDPNVALTINVDWGEEIIPGMLDVLKEKNVKATFFITGRFADKFPDIIKTIVKEGHEIGNHGYSHPHPDQISVEENKNEILKTHNILKNFTDDDINLFAPPYGERGQNCLNACKELGYKTILWTADTVDWQVPAPSVSTLVERVTGKKLTNGAIILMHPKAHTLEALPQIIETIEKKGYVLKKVSEIL; this comes from the coding sequence ATGAAATTTATTTTATTATCTAAAAAAAGGTTAGTATATGGTGCGGTAGTAGTTTTAATATCAATTATAGCATTAGCAGGTATGTTTATAATGCTCTCAAAAGATGCAGTACCCACATTACAAATGGATCCATACTATCAGGGTAATATAAATGATCCTAACGTAGCTTTAACCATTAATGTAGATTGGGGCGAAGAAATTATACCTGGTATGTTAGATGTATTAAAAGAAAAAAATGTTAAAGCAACCTTTTTTATTACAGGGCGTTTTGCAGATAAGTTTCCTGATATTATAAAAACTATTGTTAAAGAAGGCCATGAAATTGGTAATCATGGATATTCTCATCCTCATCCTGATCAAATATCAGTAGAAGAAAATAAAAATGAAATTTTAAAAACACATAATATTCTAAAGAATTTTACAGATGATGATATTAATTTATTTGCTCCTCCTTATGGTGAAAGAGGTCAAAATTGTTTAAATGCATGTAAAGAATTAGGATATAAAACAATATTATGGACTGCAGATACTGTTGATTGGCAAGTACCAGCCCCTTCAGTTAGTACCCTGGTAGAAAGAGTAACGGGAAAAAAATTAACTAATGGTGCAATAATTTTAATGCATCCAAAAGCACATACTTTAGAAGCTTTACCTCAGATAATTGAAACAATTGAAAAAAAGGGGTATGTATTAAAAAAGGTTTCTGAAATATTATAA
- the rpsO gene encoding 30S ribosomal protein S15 → MALNNEKKQELIKKFQVHENDTGSPEVQIAMLSERINYLTGHLKEHKKDFHSRRGLLQMVGKRRGLLNYLIKNDIERYRKIISELGIRR, encoded by the coding sequence ATGGCTTTAAACAATGAAAAGAAACAAGAATTAATCAAAAAGTTTCAAGTACATGAAAATGATACTGGTTCTCCAGAAGTTCAAATTGCAATGTTATCTGAAAGAATTAATTACTTGACAGGGCATTTAAAGGAGCACAAAAAAGACTTCCATTCACGTAGAGGTTTATTACAGATGGTTGGTAAAAGAAGAGGTCTTTTAAACTATTTAATTAAAAATGATATTGAGAGATATCGTAAAATTATTTCTGAACTTGGAATTCGTAGATAA
- the rbfA gene encoding 30S ribosome-binding factor RbfA encodes MKKVRTDRISEEIKRELAQIVPGRIKDPRVTGLVSITAVEVTNDLSYAKVYVTRYGNQTQEEKDSLLKGLEKASGFIRGELGKNIKIRHVPQLLFTLDTSLEYGAKIDSLINKVKEPKDESNNGHSEDN; translated from the coding sequence ATGAAAAAAGTTCGTACAGATCGCATAAGTGAAGAAATTAAAAGAGAATTAGCTCAAATTGTACCTGGGAGAATTAAGGATCCACGAGTTACTGGATTAGTTAGTATCACAGCAGTAGAGGTAACAAATGATTTAAGCTATGCAAAAGTCTATGTAACACGCTATGGTAATCAGACACAAGAAGAAAAAGATAGTTTGCTAAAAGGGTTAGAAAAAGCTAGCGGTTTCATTAGAGGTGAATTGGGAAAAAACATTAAAATTAGACATGTACCTCAACTACTATTTACCTTAGATACTTCTTTAGAATATGGGGCAAAGATAGATTCTTTAATTAATAAAGTAAAAGAACCAAAGGATGAAAGTAATAATGGACATTCAGAAGATAATTGA
- a CDS encoding precorrin-2 dehydrogenase/sirohydrochlorin ferrochelatase family protein encodes MKNKKCVVVGGGNVAERKVKSLLACSANIYVISPQITKNIEDLSLYKKISWLKEEFAPNLIHDSFLVIAATNNRIINEEISKYCEKNNILVNVIDSMENSNFIVNATMKQNDLVISVSTSGKSPALARKIKEELKLKYGKEYGILLEILGETRELVKANISDENLRKEFFTKVIDTEILDLIKQEKVIEAKRRVKSWLLSH; translated from the coding sequence GTGAAAAATAAAAAATGCGTAGTAGTAGGAGGCGGTAATGTAGCTGAAAGGAAAGTTAAATCACTTTTGGCTTGTTCTGCTAATATTTATGTAATCAGCCCTCAAATAACAAAAAATATAGAAGATCTATCTCTTTACAAAAAAATTTCTTGGCTAAAAGAAGAGTTTGCTCCAAACTTGATTCATGATAGTTTTTTAGTAATCGCAGCTACAAATAATCGAATAATTAATGAAGAAATTAGTAAATATTGTGAAAAAAATAACATTTTAGTTAATGTCATTGATAGTATGGAAAATAGCAATTTTATAGTTAATGCAACGATGAAACAAAATGATTTAGTTATCTCAGTATCAACATCTGGAAAAAGCCCTGCATTAGCACGGAAAATTAAAGAAGAATTAAAATTAAAATATGGAAAAGAATATGGAATTCTTTTAGAAATATTAGGTGAAACTAGAGAATTAGTAAAAGCAAATATTAGTGATGAAAACTTACGAAAAGAATTTTTCACTAAAGTAATAGATACTGAAATACTTGATTTAATAAAGCAAGAAAAAGTTATCGAAGCTAAAAGGAGGGTGAAATCATGGTTGTTATCTCATTAG
- a CDS encoding DHH family phosphoesterase: MDIQKIIDKLANSKEVGIISHLSPDGDALGSQLALALGLEKMGIKTILINKDFVPENLSFLPSSQSIKPLESFTNIPEVLVFVDCATMERTGYDTDDINTNKIFTINIDHHISNSNFARYNLVKNQAAATAEIIYDLLSLLQIKMDKNIATSLYTGLSTDTGSFMYDNVTPTTHKVAADLIKYGADTSKVRVNFYENMSRNKVELLKQGLSNLNFSVDGRIAWIAYDLKSFEELNLSSTDADGMISYVKNISEVEVAMVFKEVQTNLYKVSMRSKSWFDVNELASLFDGGGHVRAAGCTIKGEINENIKKIVESCQQIMMRGGF, encoded by the coding sequence ATGGACATTCAGAAGATAATTGATAAATTAGCTAATAGCAAAGAAGTGGGAATCATCTCTCATCTAAGTCCCGATGGAGATGCTTTAGGTTCCCAACTTGCTTTAGCTTTAGGATTAGAAAAAATGGGCATTAAAACTATATTGATTAATAAAGATTTTGTCCCGGAAAATTTATCCTTTTTACCGAGTTCCCAAAGCATTAAACCTTTAGAAAGTTTCACCAATATTCCTGAAGTTTTAGTATTTGTAGACTGTGCTACTATGGAAAGAACAGGTTATGATACCGATGATATAAATACTAATAAAATCTTCACTATAAATATTGATCATCATATTAGTAACTCTAATTTTGCCAGATATAATCTTGTGAAAAATCAAGCAGCTGCAACCGCAGAAATAATATATGATCTTTTAAGCCTCTTGCAAATAAAAATGGATAAAAATATAGCTACTTCATTATATACAGGCCTTAGTACAGATACAGGCTCTTTTATGTATGATAATGTAACTCCTACAACGCATAAAGTAGCTGCAGACTTGATTAAATATGGTGCAGATACTAGTAAAGTAAGAGTTAACTTTTATGAGAATATGAGCCGTAATAAAGTGGAATTATTAAAACAAGGTTTAAGTAATTTAAACTTTTCTGTAGATGGAAGGATTGCATGGATTGCTTATGATTTAAAGTCATTTGAAGAATTAAATCTTTCTAGTACCGATGCAGATGGAATGATAAGTTATGTAAAAAATATATCAGAAGTTGAAGTTGCCATGGTTTTTAAAGAGGTACAAACAAATTTATATAAAGTTAGCATGCGCTCAAAAAGTTGGTTTGATGTAAATGAATTAGCTTCATTATTTGATGGTGGCGGACATGTTAGAGCAGCGGGATGTACCATTAAAGGTGAAATCAATGAAAATATAAAAAAAATAGTTGAATCATGTCAACAAATCATGATGAGGGGAGGTTTCTAA
- a CDS encoding bifunctional riboflavin kinase/FAD synthetase has product MKVFKSLESVEKENKPLVITLGNFDGVHLGHQNLISSAMEIANDIDGEVMVFTFSHHPQMILGKKLNLINTFNHKTKLIEDLGVHKLLAPPFTKEIARLAPKQFVKDVLHDLLDAKHIIVGFNYSFGYRGEGKADDLVNLNNKYGIKTTIISPFYVENEVVSSTRIREYLLQGDIDKASQLLSYKPRLSGKVVHGNKLGRSIGFPTANLAWEKGLIIPACGVYAVEIDIGGIRYQGVLNIGYKPTVTRDKRLSIEVNLLDFSKDIYNQDLEIIFNKRLRGEKKFNNLDELKTQISEDVLKTRSIFKTNI; this is encoded by the coding sequence ATGAAAGTATTTAAATCATTAGAATCGGTTGAAAAAGAAAATAAACCTTTAGTGATTACGTTAGGAAATTTTGATGGTGTACATTTAGGTCATCAAAATCTTATTAGTTCAGCTATGGAAATAGCTAATGATATAGATGGAGAAGTAATGGTTTTTACTTTTTCACATCATCCTCAAATGATTTTAGGGAAAAAATTGAATTTAATTAATACCTTTAATCACAAGACTAAATTAATTGAAGATTTAGGGGTTCATAAATTATTAGCACCTCCTTTTACTAAAGAAATAGCGAGGTTAGCACCAAAACAATTTGTTAAGGATGTTTTGCATGATTTATTAGATGCAAAACATATAATAGTAGGATTTAATTATTCTTTTGGTTATCGTGGAGAAGGTAAAGCTGATGATTTAGTTAATCTAAACAATAAATATGGAATAAAAACAACTATTATAAGTCCATTTTATGTTGAAAATGAGGTAGTAAGTAGTACAAGAATAAGAGAATATTTACTACAAGGCGATATAGATAAGGCAAGTCAGTTATTGTCATATAAACCTAGACTAAGTGGCAAGGTAGTTCATGGTAACAAATTAGGTCGGTCCATAGGCTTTCCTACGGCAAATTTAGCTTGGGAAAAAGGACTTATAATACCAGCTTGTGGAGTATATGCTGTAGAAATAGATATCGGAGGCATTAGATATCAAGGTGTTTTAAATATAGGCTATAAACCTACAGTAACAAGAGATAAAAGATTAAGTATAGAAGTAAATCTGCTTGATTTTTCTAAAGATATATACAATCAAGATTTAGAAATTATTTTTAATAAGAGATTAAGGGGAGAAAAAAAATTCAATAATCTTGATGAACTAAAGACTCAAATCAGTGAAGATGTCTTAAAAACACGAAGTATTTTTAAAACTAATATTTAA
- a CDS encoding D-alanyl-D-alanine carboxypeptidase family protein, whose product MKTSRKLFIFLLLIIVLFSQTRVSFAANLTVTAESAVLIDADTGKIIFSKNHLESRPPASTTKILTAILAIEKAKLNDVVEISKRAALTGESRINLVEGEKITLDNLLYGALLKSGNDACVAIAEHVSPSVEDFVYLMNLKAKLLGCYKSNFENTNGLPNENHYSSALDLAYITRLALRNETFEEYVKTPYKTIEWTDSGRKRQVKNTNRLLNSYMGANGVKTGTTNKAGQCLVAAAKRDNRQLIAVVLKSQNRFLDASNMLDLGFNHYKNSQIAKKDYIVSTTINGKKVPFKLNDNLFLTLENNEEVDVTSQIILDKKETIQKGEKAGIIKYFNNENYVGSVSLISLDNIDISKDKKMFKIKDILKGKL is encoded by the coding sequence ATGAAAACTTCTAGAAAATTATTTATTTTCTTATTATTAATTATAGTATTATTTTCACAAACTAGAGTCAGTTTTGCAGCTAATTTAACCGTTACTGCTGAATCTGCAGTTTTAATAGATGCTGATACAGGAAAAATCATCTTTAGTAAAAATCATCTTGAATCAAGACCTCCTGCAAGTACGACAAAAATTTTAACTGCTATATTAGCAATTGAAAAGGCTAAATTAAATGATGTAGTAGAAATTTCAAAAAGAGCAGCGTTAACTGGCGAGTCAAGAATAAACTTAGTAGAGGGAGAAAAAATAACATTAGATAATCTTTTGTATGGGGCTTTGCTTAAATCTGGTAATGATGCGTGTGTAGCTATAGCAGAACATGTTTCACCCTCGGTAGAAGATTTTGTTTATCTTATGAATCTAAAAGCAAAACTATTAGGTTGTTACAAATCTAATTTTGAAAATACTAATGGATTACCTAATGAAAACCATTATAGTTCAGCATTAGATTTAGCTTATATTACACGTTTAGCACTCAGGAATGAAACTTTTGAAGAATATGTCAAGACTCCTTATAAAACTATTGAATGGACTGATAGTGGTAGGAAAAGGCAAGTTAAAAACACAAATAGATTATTAAATAGTTATATGGGAGCAAATGGAGTTAAAACGGGAACTACTAATAAAGCTGGGCAATGTTTAGTAGCTGCAGCAAAAAGAGATAATAGACAATTAATAGCTGTAGTACTTAAGAGTCAAAATAGATTTTTAGATGCCAGTAATATGCTTGATTTAGGATTTAATCACTATAAAAATTCTCAAATAGCCAAAAAAGATTATATAGTAAGCACGACTATAAATGGTAAAAAGGTTCCCTTTAAGTTAAACGATAATTTGTTTTTAACACTTGAAAATAATGAAGAAGTAGATGTAACTAGTCAGATTATTTTAGATAAAAAAGAAACAATACAAAAAGGAGAAAAGGCAGGAATAATTAAATATTTTAATAATGAAAACTATGTAGGAAGCGTATCTCTCATATCCCTTGATAACATAGATATAAGTAAGGATAAAAAAATGTTTAAAATTAAGGATATTTTGAAGGGAAAACTTTAA
- a CDS encoding M16 family metallopeptidase, giving the protein MTIYKKSKLTNGIRVVTEKIPYVKSVSVGIWVGAGSRFEDAKNSGISHFIEHLLFKGTEKRSAKEIAEALDTVGGQLNAFTSKEYTCFYARVLDEHLDIALDVLSDMFFNSKLKEEDIDKERQVIIEEINMYEDTPDEIIHDIFTKTVWPEHPLGRAILGTEESLNSITRQDIIEYMNKLYKPDNIVLALAGNVEHNEVLEQLEVLFGFLENEKSKKTIIVPDYKATLLNTYKDINQVHICLGTPGLAQDDPKLYELAIFNSVLGGSLSSRLVQEIREERGLAYSVFSYHSAFIDTGLLNFYAGTRPSNYEKVIKLIFEESQKIVKEGITDKELYKTKEQLKGSLYLGLESVSSRMTRIGRSLLCLDEILTPEETVEKVEKVKLDDIRELAKTLLAPENFSITTIGPIKDMKDKDYYLN; this is encoded by the coding sequence ATGACTATATATAAAAAGAGTAAATTAACTAATGGAATACGAGTAGTAACAGAAAAAATACCTTATGTTAAATCCGTCTCTGTTGGGATATGGGTTGGAGCAGGTTCACGTTTTGAAGATGCTAAAAATAGTGGGATATCACATTTTATTGAACATTTATTATTTAAAGGCACTGAAAAAAGAAGTGCTAAAGAAATAGCTGAAGCATTGGATACTGTTGGTGGACAACTCAATGCCTTTACTTCAAAAGAATATACTTGTTTTTACGCTAGGGTTTTAGATGAACATTTAGATATCGCTTTAGATGTATTATCAGATATGTTTTTTAATAGTAAATTAAAAGAGGAAGATATAGATAAAGAGAGACAAGTTATAATAGAAGAAATAAATATGTATGAAGATACACCTGATGAAATTATTCATGATATTTTCACTAAGACTGTTTGGCCAGAACATCCATTAGGACGAGCTATTTTAGGAACGGAAGAAAGTTTAAATTCTATCACAAGACAAGATATAATTGAGTATATGAATAAATTATATAAACCAGACAATATTGTTTTGGCTTTAGCTGGTAATGTAGAACATAATGAAGTTTTAGAACAATTAGAAGTTCTTTTTGGCTTTTTAGAGAATGAAAAAAGTAAAAAAACGATTATAGTTCCTGATTATAAAGCGACACTTTTAAATACGTATAAAGATATAAATCAAGTACATATATGTTTAGGAACACCAGGCCTTGCTCAAGATGATCCAAAACTCTATGAACTAGCTATTTTTAATAGTGTATTAGGTGGGAGCTTAAGCTCTCGTTTAGTGCAGGAAATCAGAGAGGAAAGGGGACTTGCATACTCTGTTTTTTCATATCATTCGGCTTTTATTGATACAGGTCTCTTAAACTTTTATGCAGGTACAAGACCTAGTAATTACGAAAAAGTAATTAAATTAATTTTTGAAGAAAGTCAGAAAATAGTAAAAGAAGGTATCACCGACAAGGAATTATATAAAACAAAAGAGCAATTAAAAGGGAGTTTATATTTAGGTCTAGAAAGTGTTTCAAGTAGAATGACTAGAATTGGACGCTCTTTATTATGTTTAGATGAAATTTTAACTCCAGAAGAAACTGTAGAAAAGGTCGAAAAAGTTAAGCTTGATGATATAAGAGAATTAGCAAAAACATTATTAGCACCGGAAAATTTTTCTATTACCACAATTGGACCTATCAAAGATATGAAAGACAAGGATTATTATTTAAATTAA